One region of Bacillota bacterium genomic DNA includes:
- a CDS encoding copper amine oxidase N-terminal domain-containing protein, which yields MLAVGRTRTGIVLGALLILALALQVSVCGVWAASGPEIPDEMVLSRVRVSVHGHTYYTVQLQAPFGPAEVTARYPNARTVYVDENRRVVGDREAARKIAVIEHALRLKERFDLDQMRQLVSTTMTQQAVLAGLRFVTDQLGIVTGTAIRTALTSGASLPSDVASQGMKTAELLLDLVKLIHGVAYLDLVEAGRGYEGAQEVAAGGLADYASAARNEAETGGLSNSVKVTVPRLPAARKGIGIILDDNPLHADVAPVIVEGRTLLPVGTIAEALGAEVGWASDTGTVTLSLGDTVVRPRIDDTTALVNGVPVTLHVPARVTGGRTLVPVRFISEAFGVTADWDPAAQTVLRKTSLGVPGVPALASPATHWITRAGCSGTGRARSALRPSPCPPMGASSSWRRGTASSTCCGGRRRIADYWAAGAASSLA from the coding sequence ATGCTCGCAGTCGGCCGAACGCGGACGGGCATAGTTCTGGGCGCGCTACTCATTTTAGCCCTGGCGCTTCAGGTTTCGGTCTGCGGTGTCTGGGCCGCATCTGGTCCCGAGATTCCCGACGAAATGGTGCTGTCCCGCGTCCGGGTTTCGGTCCATGGGCATACATACTACACCGTGCAACTCCAGGCACCTTTTGGTCCTGCCGAAGTCACCGCTCGCTACCCGAACGCGCGAACGGTCTACGTCGACGAGAACAGAAGAGTCGTGGGCGACCGGGAGGCGGCGCGGAAGATCGCCGTAATAGAGCACGCACTGCGCCTCAAGGAGCGTTTTGACCTCGATCAGATGAGGCAGCTGGTGTCCACGACGATGACCCAACAGGCGGTGCTCGCCGGCCTCAGGTTCGTCACGGACCAACTGGGAATCGTAACCGGAACGGCCATCAGGACCGCCCTGACCTCGGGCGCGAGTCTCCCGAGTGATGTGGCGTCGCAAGGGATGAAAACGGCTGAACTCCTCTTAGACCTGGTGAAGCTGATCCACGGCGTAGCCTACCTTGACCTCGTGGAGGCCGGGCGGGGTTACGAAGGAGCACAGGAGGTTGCTGCGGGAGGGCTGGCGGATTATGCTTCCGCTGCGCGGAACGAAGCGGAAACCGGCGGCCTGTCCAACAGCGTTAAGGTGACGGTACCCCGCCTTCCCGCTGCCCGCAAGGGGATAGGCATTATCCTCGATGACAACCCTCTACATGCCGACGTAGCGCCCGTCATCGTCGAGGGCCGAACCCTGCTTCCTGTCGGGACCATCGCTGAGGCTTTGGGAGCCGAAGTTGGGTGGGCCTCGGATACTGGAACAGTCACGCTCAGCCTGGGTGATACGGTAGTGCGGCCGCGGATCGACGACACTACCGCTCTGGTCAACGGTGTGCCGGTGACGCTTCATGTCCCGGCCCGGGTCACAGGCGGCAGGACTCTGGTGCCAGTCCGGTTCATCTCCGAGGCGTTCGGGGTGACCGCAGACTGGGATCCCGCTGCGCAGACGGTTCTCCGGAAGACCTCCTTGGGCGTCCCCGGGGTTCCAGCCCTGGCTTCCCCGGCGACGCACTGGATCACGAGGGCCGGTTGCTCTGGGACCGGGAGAGCAAGGAGCGCATTGCGACCATCTCCCTGTCCCCCGATGGGCGCTTCATCCTCGTGGCGACGCGGGACGGCGTCGTCCACCTGCTGCGGGGGCCGGCGGAGGATCGCTGATTACTGGGCTGCAGGAGCTGCGAGTTCTTTGGCCG